The following proteins come from a genomic window of Thiothrix winogradskyi:
- a CDS encoding ankyrin repeat domain-containing protein, giving the protein MHKKETFISIEKQNNADKIERLHNAVWLQDYDMIKNILENGENINKLDNDGRTALDIANICKNNTIKDFLISHGAQENNK; this is encoded by the coding sequence ATGCATAAAAAAGAGACTTTCATATCAATTGAAAAACAAAACAATGCTGATAAAATTGAGCGATTACACAATGCAGTTTGGCTTCAAGATTACGACATGATCAAAAACATATTAGAGAATGGAGAAAACATTAACAAACTCGACAATGATGGAAGAACAGCATTAGATATTGCAAATATATGTAAAAACAACACAATTAAAGACTTCTTAATATCACATGGTGCTCAAGAAAATAACAAGTAA
- a CDS encoding DUF2283 domain-containing protein — MNIKYYEDDDILVQRFNNNPIVREVSQSWNINISYDKDGNIVQIVILEAKEKGLYPAKSLRGFLQYTGTPVPIDQLCKPVEYTDITHHRTRQI, encoded by the coding sequence ATGAACATTAAATACTACGAAGATGATGACATCCTTGTTCAACGGTTCAACAATAACCCGATTGTCCGTGAAGTCTCGCAGAGCTGGAATATCAATATCAGCTACGATAAAGACGGCAATATCGTCCAGATTGTCATACTCGAAGCCAAAGAAAAGGGACTTTATCCAGCAAAATCATTGCGCGGTTTCTTGCAATATACAGGCACACCCGTGCCGATAGATCAGCTTTGCAAGCCTGTCGAATATACTGATATTACCCACCACCGCACCCGCCAGATTTGA
- a CDS encoding HigA family addiction module antitoxin — protein MPMYDPAHPGEILGEDILKELNITITAAAEKLGISRKTLSAIVNGHAPITAETAIKLEKVFGKPDAEHWLRMQMTYDLYHARQKMAA, from the coding sequence ATGCCGATGTATGATCCTGCCCATCCGGGTGAAATCCTTGGAGAAGATATTCTCAAAGAGTTAAATATAACCATTACCGCAGCCGCTGAAAAACTTGGCATTAGCCGGAAAACACTTTCTGCTATCGTTAATGGTCATGCCCCCATTACAGCAGAAACCGCTATCAAATTGGAGAAAGTATTTGGCAAGCCTGATGCTGAGCATTGGCTACGTATGCAAATGACTTATGATTTGTATCATGCTCGTCAGAAAATGGCGGCATAA
- a CDS encoding competence protein CoiA yields the protein MQFSLVKGVKSKPSPSIKGNCIFCGELTIAKCGKYKIWHWAHKSKAKCDPWWENETEWHRKWKNYFPPAFQEIIHIDSRTNEKHIADIKTQNNMVIEFQNSSITPEEVASREIFYKNMFWIVNGDRKGTLDGANFNISIVMLGPIVESLKPLIITFAWDSSKLFERWANSSTPVFFDFNCNELFRLLSHDHKQKKVTVKLVDKKTLIEKNGGSYEESDDKYSIRNWIYQKLSQ from the coding sequence ATGCAATTTTCTTTAGTTAAAGGAGTTAAATCAAAGCCAAGCCCTAGCATTAAAGGGAATTGCATTTTTTGTGGCGAATTGACTATAGCAAAGTGCGGAAAATATAAAATATGGCACTGGGCACATAAATCAAAAGCAAAATGCGATCCATGGTGGGAAAATGAAACCGAATGGCATAGAAAGTGGAAGAATTATTTCCCACCAGCATTTCAAGAGATAATACATATCGACTCACGAACGAATGAAAAACACATTGCTGATATAAAAACTCAAAACAACATGGTAATAGAGTTTCAAAACTCATCAATAACTCCAGAAGAAGTCGCTTCACGCGAAATCTTTTATAAAAATATGTTTTGGATTGTCAATGGTGATAGAAAAGGAACTTTGGATGGAGCCAATTTCAACATAAGCATTGTCATGCTCGGCCCTATAGTTGAATCACTAAAGCCATTAATAATAACTTTTGCTTGGGATTCCAGTAAATTATTTGAACGATGGGCTAACTCTTCCACGCCTGTATTTTTTGACTTTAATTGCAATGAATTATTTCGTTTATTATCTCACGACCATAAACAAAAGAAAGTAACAGTAAAGTTAGTAGATAAAAAAACACTAATTGAAAAGAACGGAGGGAGCTACGAAGAGTCAGACGATAAATATTCCATAAGAAATTGGATTTATCAAAAATTATCTCAATAA
- a CDS encoding type II toxin-antitoxin system RelE/ParE family toxin: MIISFIHKGLERFYLTGSKAGIQPEHAPKLRRILTVLETAQIPDDMDLPGYRLHPLQGNRQGTWSVRVSGNWLITFQFTEQNVELVDYEDYH; the protein is encoded by the coding sequence ATGATCATTAGCTTTATTCATAAAGGTTTAGAACGCTTTTACCTGACAGGTAGTAAAGCAGGTATTCAACCTGAACACGCTCCGAAATTGCGTCGAATTCTGACCGTTTTGGAAACAGCCCAGATACCAGATGATATGGATTTGCCCGGCTACCGACTTCATCCCCTGCAAGGCAATAGACAAGGAACATGGTCTGTTAGGGTCAGCGGTAACTGGCTTATTACGTTTCAATTTACTGAGCAGAATGTTGAACTTGTCGATTATGAAGACTATCACTGA